The Thermodesulfobacteriota bacterium DNA window CGACACTTACTATCTGTCCTCCGAACCTTAAGCCAGGCGTTAGATACGCTCCGGTTATGTTGTCGTCAAATGTTGTAGAAGAAGCGAGCAGCAACTCTAAAATAAAACTAGTAGAGAATGGAAGGGGTAGCTCCGGGGTAACGCTTCCGGAAGCTCCGTATTTAATAATCAGTTGAGTGCTATCCCCTCCAGTATCGAATACAGTATTGAGCTTTTCAGCATTTGTAAGGATGTCGAAATCGAGATTTGCCTGGAATGCGAATATTCCTCCACTTACACCAAATGCCGCATATGGTTTAAAGGTCCAAGCATCGTCTGCAAATGCTGCAACGTCTCTGAAATATTCGAGTGCGCCGAATGAGCCGAGCCCATTTTTTGCGGTGGGAAAGAAAACCTCAAAACCAGTCGTGAGAACAGCATTATCCAGGTTGAGCACAACAAATTTTGTGCCAATACTTAAGTTACCGAAGTCATAGTCACTCTCATCATCTGGTCCAAAATCTGTTACGCCTGCAAACGGGAACTTGGCGTATACTCCAAAAAGATTCTGGTAAATGTTAATATCCCCTCTGTATGAGTTCATTACCAGCCACCCGTCGTCATCTGTATCTATAAACTCAATATTCGCTCGGAGACCAGTGATAGAGTTAGGATGCTCAAGGAAGAAGGAGTAGGGAATTTGTGCTCCCGCCGCATTTGCTACCTTTGTTGAATTGAAAAAAATAGGGAGTGTAAACAGGAAAAAGATTGCTAGCCAGTTAATGTAAGTAGTTTTCCAGTTATACCATCTCATTCCATACTACCTCCTTTAAGATAGAGTTATTAACTAACCGAATTACAAGCAAATTTTAAAGCTCATTGTAAATTATTTAGAAAAATATTTCAAGTACTTTCTTAGTTTGTTGTTGAGATTAATTGAATTGGTTATGATTGAAGTGGTAGATGCAATATCAAATTAAAGGCCTGTATGTCATCACTGACGAAAAGCTTATCCCGAGGAATCGATTCGTTGAGACCGTCGAAAAGGCAATAAAGGGTGGTGCCAAGATAGTTCAACTCAGGGAAAAACAGTCCTCAAGCGAAGACATATTGAGGCTTGCTGAAGAGCTGCTTAAGCTCACGAGGAGATATAATGTGCCGTTGATAATCGATGATTACCCTGAGCTAGCAAGAGATATTGGTGCAGAAGGGGTTCATCTTGGCCAGCATGATACCTCCCTCGCCGAAGCGAGGAAGGTGCTTGGGAACAGAGCCATAATTGGGGTTTCATGCTATAGCAGTATAGAAAGGGGGATAGAAGCTCATGAAGAAGGTGCAGATTATTTGGCTTTTGGAACACCGTTTTTCACCCCCACCAAGCCGGACAGGCAGCCTACCTCATTTGAAATATTGAAGGAGGCAAGAAGGGTTATCCCAAAAATCCCAATTTTTGCAATCGGAGGAATAACACCTCAAAATGTAGCTTCAATTCTAGAAACAGGTGTAGACGGAATTGCCGTTATAACAAGTGTTTTTGGTTCTTCCGACCCCGAAAAGGTCTCACGACAGCTTAGCGCTTTTTTTGAGGATATTATTTAAATCAGATCAGACAATAAACAAGACACAAAGAATAGTTTTTGACCAGAAGGTTTCAGGGTTTTTTATTGTTTAGTAATTTAATGAAATTTCTCTTTCTTCTCTTATGCCTAACCCTTTCCGCCAGTGAGTGAGTTACTATAGGAAGAGCTATTGTAGCATCACAATAGCATTGAACTAATCCTCCATCCGGTAATTCCTTACCCCAAGAGACCGCCTCTTCGAACGTGCATCCCGACAAACCGCCCCATTGAGGCGAATCAGTCGTTATCTGTATGGCGTATTTGTGTGGATAATATGTCTCAGCTTTTCCGGTTTTTTTCCGGTTAAACCCGTGTTCTCTGTTCGGTATTCTTCTATCTTCATAGAGAAGATCGCTGGTCACAGCAAAAAGTTGAATAAAATCCTTTGGTACTCCTCCACCGATATAAATTACTCCGGTATCTTTTACATTCCCCCCCAAGCCCATGAATTCTATATAATCTTTTACTGCGTCGATGGTCAAAGTGAAACCCTTGCTCTTGGCTATGAGTGCTGCATCACCGTAGGGGCTGTCGGCTATGGCTGGACAAAAAATTGGGACTCCGTTTTCAGCAGCTAGGGTAACAATACTCCTGATGTCTCTTTCTCCCAGCCATTTTCCAAAAAGGTTTAGAAACTCCCTCGAAGAATATTTATATTCTTCATCAAGGGTTAAGATAAATTCCGCTATTAGTTCTGTCATCTTCAGATAATCAGATTCATCGCCGTATACGTCGTAGTACCTATTGAAGCCTTCCCTAAACAGTTCCTCATTATCTGCTAAATGGGTTCCTTGCCAATAACCCAATCCCATGGCGTCAATTATATCTTCGGAGATATTTGCGCCGGTCGGAACGAGTATATCAATATAATTGTTTTCTATCAGCCAATTGATTATTTTCCACTGTCCTGTTGTAGATAAAGAACCCGCATAACCAAAAAGAATAGTTGTGTCTCGGTCCATTAACATTTCTTCAAAGACTTCGACGACATTAGCCAGGTTCTTGCCCTGAAAACCAGTTTGGGACATCTCGGAAAGCAATTGAGAAATTGTCTTCTTGGTTTTTACCTCTATTGCTTTAACCTTTTTTGTGAAAAGTTTATTATCCTTCGATATTTTATTTTCTTTGAACAAACTTAAGCCTCCATTCAGCTTAGAGTGGAGTGGTTCTTTAATTGGGAAATTAAAACGCTACTTTTTTAAATATCTACTTTAAGTGAACTTATCTAACCGATCATTGCTATACTTTACTAAACTAATTCAACAAAATACCATAAACAAATCAAAGGTCAACAAAGTTTATAAATTTTTTTGAATTGAATGATATGGTTAGATGACCATATTAACAAGTTTCTTGGGCACCACAATAACCTTTTTGATTTCTTTCCCAGCTATGTAGCTTCTCACCTTTTCATCTGATAAAGCCGCCTGTTTCATTTCCTCCTGCGTAGATTCTGAATCCATCAAGACCTGGCTCCTTACTTTTCCATTCACCTGAATGACTATTGTTATCGAAGCGCTTTCAACTAGTTCTTTGTTCCAGGGCAGCCATGGTTTTACAACGAGTGTTTCATCATATCCGAGCGATTCCCATAGCTCTTCCGCAATATGAGGAGCCATGGGGTAGAGAAGTCTGACGATGGATTCAACCGACTCCGCCAGAACGGGTAGGTCATCCTTTTCTTTGCAATCAAATCGAGAGGTAGCATTTAGGAGTTCCATTATCGCGGCGATAGCGGTGTTAAATTGAAATCTTTCCAAATCCTCCGTTACTTTTTTAATGGTCTTATGAACCTTGATATGTAATTCTCTTGCGGATTTGGTGATTTTATCTAAATCCGGTTCCTTGTCCTTAATTCCCTTTATATCAAGGTGCGTAGTTTGAACGAGGTTCCACAAGCGGTTTAAAAATCGATATGCTCCCTCGATTCCCTCGTTGCTCCAGTCGAGGTCCCTTTGAACTGGTGATGCAAAA harbors:
- the thiE gene encoding thiamine phosphate synthase — protein: MQYQIKGLYVITDEKLIPRNRFVETVEKAIKGGAKIVQLREKQSSSEDILRLAEELLKLTRRYNVPLIIDDYPELARDIGAEGVHLGQHDTSLAEARKVLGNRAIIGVSCYSSIERGIEAHEEGADYLAFGTPFFTPTKPDRQPTSFEILKEARRVIPKIPIFAIGGITPQNVASILETGVDGIAVITSVFGSSDPEKVSRQLSAFFEDII
- a CDS encoding deoxyhypusine synthase family protein; this encodes MFKENKISKDNKLFTKKVKAIEVKTKKTISQLLSEMSQTGFQGKNLANVVEVFEEMLMDRDTTILFGYAGSLSTTGQWKIINWLIENNYIDILVPTGANISEDIIDAMGLGYWQGTHLADNEELFREGFNRYYDVYGDESDYLKMTELIAEFILTLDEEYKYSSREFLNLFGKWLGERDIRSIVTLAAENGVPIFCPAIADSPYGDAALIAKSKGFTLTIDAVKDYIEFMGLGGNVKDTGVIYIGGGVPKDFIQLFAVTSDLLYEDRRIPNREHGFNRKKTGKAETYYPHKYAIQITTDSPQWGGLSGCTFEEAVSWGKELPDGGLVQCYCDATIALPIVTHSLAERVRHKRRKRNFIKLLNNKKP